In a single window of the Centroberyx gerrardi isolate f3 chromosome 17, fCenGer3.hap1.cur.20231027, whole genome shotgun sequence genome:
- the zbtb8a gene encoding zinc finger and BTB domain-containing protein 8A, which produces MDMVADLGASRLYRAPGESGHQQPQRWFNTADITAAHQSNLLKQLNQQRRQELFCDCSVLVEGQLFRAHRNVLFASSGYFRMLLSQGAEGLSDSVNATFDVFSPETFTVILDFIYSGQLDLSSHNVIEVMSAASYLQMNNVINYCKNFIKSSLDISVKDDDGDRCLSLPEACSFPHGAEEEATEQQQQGPRSVSPPPALWTHDSSRSQSGFMVKDPDQEAPASALKSNPSSPAVEPNTEAEELQDPEDPLFTLPGPERRRGKGAAKRRTPYCTRSSTQHEAVEVQEARSQKAEKAEELYATLPTIVGVIGHFNKDSNPSMRFKCPFCTHTVKRKADLKRHLRCHTGERPYPCQACNKRFTRLEHLRSHFETIHQARKLVCRKCKCQVTEETGHVVCEGTRRYRMCTTCIQEVGCDDMPMDSLEETSDEPALLLGVDGEEEGDTQRSWMVTDDDDLAEDSGADLIIQQVDDSDEELQ; this is translated from the exons ATGGATATGGTGGCAGACTTGGGGGCGAGTAGACTCTATCGGGCGCCGGGTGAATCAGGTCACCA GCAGCCTCAGAGGTGGTTCAACACGGCTGACATCACGGCGGCCCACCAGAGCAACCTGCTGAAGCAGCTGAACCAGCAGCGGCGGCAGGAGCTGTTCTGCGACTGCAGCGTGCTGGTGGAGGGCCAGCTGTTCAGGGCCCACAGGAACGTGCTGTTCGCCAGCAGCGGCTACTTCCGCATGCTGCTGTCCCAGGGGGCCGAGGGCCTGTCCGACTCGGTCAACGCCACCTTCGACGTCTTCAGCCCCGAGACCTTCACCGTCATCCTGGACTTCATCTACTCAGGCCAGCTGGACCTCTCCAGCCACAACGTGATCGAGGTGATGTCGGCGGCCAGTTACCTCCAGATGAACAATGTCATCAACTACTGCAAGAACTTCATCAAATCCTCTTTGGACATCAGCGTGAAGGATGATGACGGCGACCGCTGCCTCAGCCTGCCCGAGGCCTGCAGCTTCCCCCACGGGGCTGAAGAAGAGgcgacagagcagcagcagcagggcccCCGCTCCGTCAGCCCCCCGCCGGCCCTCTGGACCCACGACAGCTCCAGGTCCCAGTCCGGCTTCATGGTGAAGGACCCAGACCAGGAAGCTCCGGCCTCGGCCCTCAAGAGCAACCCGAGCAGCCCGGCTGTCGAGCCCAACACAGAGgcggaggagctgcaggacccTGAGGACCCTCTGTTCACCTTGCCGGGACCAGAGCGGCGGCGAGGAAAGGGGGCAGCCAAGAGGAGAACGCCCTACTGCACTCGCTCCTCCACCCAGCATGAAGCCGTGGAGGTGCAGGAGGCACGGTCACAAAAGGCCGAAAAGGCAGAGGAGCTGTACGCCACTCTACCAACTATTGTGGGCGTTATAGGACACTTTAATAAAG ATTCCAATCCCAGCATGCGCTTCAAGTGTCCCTTCTGTACGCACACAGTGAAGAGGAAGGCAGACCTGAAGCGGCACCTGCGCTGTCACACGGGGGAGAGGCCGTACCCCTGTCAGGCCTGCAACAAGCGCTTCACTCGCCTGGAGCACCTGCGCAGCCATTTTGAGACG ATCCATCAAGCCAGGAAGCTGGTATGCAGGAAGTGCAAGTGTCAGGTGACGGAGGAGACCGGACATGTGGTGTGTGAGGGCACACGGCGCTACCGCATGTGCACCACGTGCATCCAGGAAGTGGGGTGCGATGACATGCCCATGGACAGTCTGGAGGAGACCAGTGACGAGCCGGCGCTGTTGCTGGGAGtggacggggaggaggagggggacacCCAGAGGTCCTGGATGGTAACTGATGATGACGACCTGGCCGAAGACTCGGGGGCCGACCTCATCATCCAGCAAGTGGACGACAGCGACGAGGAGCTGCAGTGA
- the hmgcl gene encoding hydroxymethylglutaryl-CoA lyase, mitochondrial — MAAVMRIVNRSTFSSRMCHQCLAFSCSAAVAKSVGVNAGKALPERVKIVEVGPRDGLQNEKTIVPAETKINLIDMLSESGLPVIEATSFVSPKWVPQMADQVEVMRGIRRKPGVSYPVLTPNLKGFQAAVKAGASEVAIFGAASELFSKKNINCSVEESLQRFEEVMKAAKEAGVPVRGYVSCVLGCPYEGKVAPEKVAHVAKRLYSMGCYEISLGDTIGVGTPGGMTEMLEAVSREVPVSALAVHCHDTYGQALANILIALQMGISVVDSSVAGLGGCPYAQGASGNVATEDVVYMLHGLGIHTGVDLPKLMDAGAFICRSLNRKTSSKVAQAACKL; from the exons ATGGCGGCCGTCATGAGGATTGTCAACAGAAGTACTTTCAGCTCCAGAATGTGTCACCAGTGTCTAGCCttcagctgctctgctgctgtggcCAAATCA gttggtGTGAATGCAGGTAAAGCTCTCCCGGAGAGAGTGAAAATAGTGGAAGTGGGACCCAGAGATGGCCTTCAGAATGAGAAG ACCATTGTCCCGGCCGAGACGAAAATTAACTTGATTGACATGCTGTCAGAATCGGGACTGCCGGTCATTGAAGCCACCAGCTTTGTCTCTCCAAAATGGGTCCCACAG ATGGCAGACCAGGTGGAGGTGATGAGGGGGATCCGTAGGAAACCTGGAGTGTCCTACCCAGTCCTCACCCCTAATCTCAAGGGCTTCCAGGCTGCT GTGAAGGCAGGAGCTTCAGAGGTCGCCATATTTGGTGCCGCATCTGAGCTGTTCAGTAAGAAGAACATAAACTGCTCAGTGGAAGAGAGTTTGCAGCGCTTTGAGGAAGTCATGAAAGCTGCTAAAGAGGCCGGTGTGCCAGTCAGAGG TTATGTGTCATGTGTGCTTGGATGCCCATATGAAGGCAAGGTGGCACCTGAGAAAGTTGCACAT GTGGCTAAGCGTCTGTACTCCATGGGCTGCTATGAGATCTCACTGGGCGACACCATAGGAGTGGGGACTCCAGGAGGCATGACTGAGATGCTGGAGGCAGTGAGCCGGGAGGTGCCAGTCAGCGCCCTGGCAGTCCACTGCCACGACACCTACGGCCAGGCCCTGGCTAACATCCTCATCGCCCTGCAG ATGGGCATCAGTGTGGTAGACTCTTCAGTGGCTGGACTGGGTGGCTGCCCCTATGCCCAGGGTGCTTCTGGGAATGTTGCTACAGAGGATGTGGTCTATATGCTGCATGGACTTGGCATTCACACA GGAGTGGACCTCCCCAAGCTGATGGATGCTGGAGCTTTCATCTGCCGTTCCCTGAACAGAAAGACCAGCTCCAAAGTGGCCCAGGCCGCCTGCAAACTCTAG
- the gale gene encoding UDP-glucose 4-epimerase isoform X2: protein MCAAVGRQVLRMAEKVLVTGGGGYIGSHCVVELIEAGYYPVVIDNFSNAVREGDVPESLRRIEKLLDTSIEFHELDLLDRPGLEKLFKKHSFSAVMHFAGLKAVGESVEQPLRYYRVNLTGSINLLEVMQAHGVRNLVFSSSATVYGDPQRLPIDEQHPVGGCTNPYGKSKYFIEEMIVDQCKANKEWNAVLLRYFNPIGAHSSGLIGEDPQGIPNNLLPYVAQVAIGRRKYLSVFGNDYNTLDGTGVRDYIHVVDLAKGHIAALKKLKDNCGCKVYNLGTGTGYSVLQMVKAMEKASGREISYQIAPRRGGDVASCYADPRLAEKELGWKADFNLERMCEDLWRWQSKNPTGFSNGPAS from the exons ATGTGTGCCGCTGTTGGGCGACAGGTGCTGAGGATGGCAGAGAAGGTCCTGGTCACAGGTGGAGGCGGCTACATTGGCAGTCACTGTGTGGTGGAGCTCATTGAAGCGGGCTACTATCCCGTCGTCATAGACAACTTCAGCAATGCTGTGCGAG AAGGGGATGTGCCGGAGAGCCTCCGCAGGATAGAGAAGTTACTGGACACCAGCATTGAGTTCCATGAACTAGACCTTCTGGACCGACCAGGCTTGGAAAAACTCTTCAAAAAG CATTCCTTCAGCGCTGTGATGCACTTTGCTGGTCTGAAGGCTGTTGGGGAGTCGGTGGAGCAGCCGTTACGCTACTACAGGGTCAACCTCACCGGCTCCATCAACCTGCTTGAG GTGATGCAGGCTCACGGAGTGCGCAATCTGGTGTTCAGCAGCTCGGCCACGGTGTACGGAGACCCGCAGCGTCTGCCCATCGACGAGCAGCACCCCGTGGGCGGCTGCACCAACCCCTACGGCAAGTCCAAGTACTTCATCGAGGAGATGATCGTGGACCAGTGCAAGGCCAACAAG GAGTGGAATGCGGTGCTGCTGCGTTATTTCAACCCAATCGGGGCTCATTCCTCTGGCCTGATAGGAGAGGACCCTCAGGGCATCCCCAACAACTTGCTGCCATATGTCGCTCAG GTTGCCATTGGGAGAAGAAAGTACCTCAGCGTGTTTGGGAACGACTACAACACGCTTGATGGGACCG GTGTGAGAGATTATATCCACGTTGTAGATCTGGCAAAGGGACACATAGCAGCTCTCAAGAAGCTGAAGGACAACTGTGGCTGCAAG GTGTACAACCTGGGAACAGGGACAGGCTACTCTGTGCTCCAGATGGTGAAAGCTATGGAGAAGGCCTcagggagagag ATCTCGTACCAGATCGCCCCTCGGAGGGGGGGGGATGTCGCGTCCTGCTACGCTGACCCTCGCCTGGCTGAGAAAGAGCTTGGCTGGAAGGCCGACTTCAACCTGGAGAGAATGT GTGAGGACCTGTGGCGCTGGCAGTCCAAGAACCCCACTGGATTTTCCAACGGCCCAGCCTCTTGA
- the gale gene encoding UDP-glucose 4-epimerase isoform X1, protein MCAAVGRQVLRMAEKVLVTGGGGYIGSHCVVELIEAGYYPVVIDNFSNAVRGEGDVPESLRRIEKLLDTSIEFHELDLLDRPGLEKLFKKHSFSAVMHFAGLKAVGESVEQPLRYYRVNLTGSINLLEVMQAHGVRNLVFSSSATVYGDPQRLPIDEQHPVGGCTNPYGKSKYFIEEMIVDQCKANKEWNAVLLRYFNPIGAHSSGLIGEDPQGIPNNLLPYVAQVAIGRRKYLSVFGNDYNTLDGTGVRDYIHVVDLAKGHIAALKKLKDNCGCKVYNLGTGTGYSVLQMVKAMEKASGREISYQIAPRRGGDVASCYADPRLAEKELGWKADFNLERMCEDLWRWQSKNPTGFSNGPAS, encoded by the exons ATGTGTGCCGCTGTTGGGCGACAGGTGCTGAGGATGGCAGAGAAGGTCCTGGTCACAGGTGGAGGCGGCTACATTGGCAGTCACTGTGTGGTGGAGCTCATTGAAGCGGGCTACTATCCCGTCGTCATAGACAACTTCAGCAATGCTGTGCGAG GAGAAGGGGATGTGCCGGAGAGCCTCCGCAGGATAGAGAAGTTACTGGACACCAGCATTGAGTTCCATGAACTAGACCTTCTGGACCGACCAGGCTTGGAAAAACTCTTCAAAAAG CATTCCTTCAGCGCTGTGATGCACTTTGCTGGTCTGAAGGCTGTTGGGGAGTCGGTGGAGCAGCCGTTACGCTACTACAGGGTCAACCTCACCGGCTCCATCAACCTGCTTGAG GTGATGCAGGCTCACGGAGTGCGCAATCTGGTGTTCAGCAGCTCGGCCACGGTGTACGGAGACCCGCAGCGTCTGCCCATCGACGAGCAGCACCCCGTGGGCGGCTGCACCAACCCCTACGGCAAGTCCAAGTACTTCATCGAGGAGATGATCGTGGACCAGTGCAAGGCCAACAAG GAGTGGAATGCGGTGCTGCTGCGTTATTTCAACCCAATCGGGGCTCATTCCTCTGGCCTGATAGGAGAGGACCCTCAGGGCATCCCCAACAACTTGCTGCCATATGTCGCTCAG GTTGCCATTGGGAGAAGAAAGTACCTCAGCGTGTTTGGGAACGACTACAACACGCTTGATGGGACCG GTGTGAGAGATTATATCCACGTTGTAGATCTGGCAAAGGGACACATAGCAGCTCTCAAGAAGCTGAAGGACAACTGTGGCTGCAAG GTGTACAACCTGGGAACAGGGACAGGCTACTCTGTGCTCCAGATGGTGAAAGCTATGGAGAAGGCCTcagggagagag ATCTCGTACCAGATCGCCCCTCGGAGGGGGGGGGATGTCGCGTCCTGCTACGCTGACCCTCGCCTGGCTGAGAAAGAGCTTGGCTGGAAGGCCGACTTCAACCTGGAGAGAATGT GTGAGGACCTGTGGCGCTGGCAGTCCAAGAACCCCACTGGATTTTCCAACGGCCCAGCCTCTTGA